The nucleotide window TGATTATGATCAAGATGAGAAATTAATTAAACAACTTCAAATTGGACAAATTCTCCCTGTCTTAATCGTATTTCAAAACGACATAGAAGTTGCACGTATCATTGGTGAAAAGAGTGTGAAGGAATTAATAAAAACATTTGAAGGGTTATCCAAATGAAAAAATTAAAGCTTTTACTTGGAATTATGATTTTAGGATTGATTATCAATCCTTTTTTATCAAAAAATATCTACGCAGAAAATATCGTTCACATTTATTTTTTTTACGATGAAGTCTGTGCCCATTGTGCTGAAGAAAATCTATATTTAATTGGATTGGAAGACAGATATTCTAATATAGAAGTACACAGGTACGAAATTACTCAAGTAGATGAAAACAACTTATTGTTTGAAGATGTAAAAACGGTCTTTAATGAACTGGATGCTTTGACTCCTTATACTGTGATAGGAGGAGTAAGTCTAAGAGGATTTAACCCAACCACTGAAAATGATATTGTAAGATTAATTACTAGGTATTCAAGTTTAGACTATGTAGATGTTGTTAATAAAGTCCTTCTTGGAGAAGAAGTACTTGATACGGATTTTGACTCGTTAGAATTAAGCGAAGTTGATCTTCCTTTTATTGGGCCAGTATCTATTGATTCGCTCTCTATATTCTTGGCTGGTATCCTCATGGGATTTGTGGATGGATTTAATCCTTGTGCGATGTGGGTATTGCTTTTCTTAATCACGATGTTGATTAACACAAAAGATCGAAAGAAAATGTGGATATTGGGCTTTACCTTTCTATTTGCATCGGCACTGTTTTATTTCTTAATCATGGTTGCTTGGCTTAATCTTGCACTTCAAATAACTACGATTGTCTGGATCAGGATAGTGATTGGCTCTATTGCGCTTGGATTTGGAGGATTTAATATTTATCAGTTTATTAAATCAACCAAAAATCCAGATATTGGTTGTGAAGTGACTGATAGAACCAAAAAACAAAAATTAATGGACAAAGTGAAAAAAATTGTGACAGAACAAAAACTTTTTATTGCTTTAATTGGAATTATCTTTTTAGCGGTATCAGTAAATGTCGTCGAATTAGCTTGTTCTGCAGGACTTCCTTTAGTTTATATTGATATTCTGGCTTATAATCAATTATCAATGCCGGTATATATTCTTTATATATTGCTATATATTTTCTTTTTCTTACTTGATGATCTCATTATTTTTTCAATTGCAATGATTTCATTTAAAGTTACAGGAATCTCTAATAAATATTCAAAGTTTTCTCATATCATTGGAGGAATCATAATGATTATTATTGGATTCTTATTAATCTTTTTCCCTCAAATTGTTATGTTTAATTTTTAGAAAACCAGCAAATTTTGCTGGTTTTTTTTTACTGCGTTACAAACAGTGAAATATAGAATATATGATATAATAGAAGTGAAAATAAAAGGATGTGACATTTTGAAAAATATAAATATAAGAGATTTAATCTTAGAAAGCTATCAAACAACCCCAATAAAAAAGGACCATTGCTCTTGCAGACTTCCTTCCAATAA belongs to Bacillota bacterium and includes:
- a CDS encoding thioredoxin family protein, whose amino-acid sequence is MKILRITALWCSSCLIMKSRWKVVFETFNEIELIDYDYDQDEKLIKQLQIGQILPVLIVFQNDIEVARIIGEKSVKELIKTFEGLSK